The following are from one region of the Candidatus Palauibacter australiensis genome:
- a CDS encoding gamma-glutamyltransferase, with amino-acid sequence MAPRVSLAALLLVLLPMVAEAQRTAKPVLHGRHWMAITGKPLGATAGARMFHQGGNAVDAAAAMLAATSTMWDVLSWGGETQALVYHPGEQRVIGVNALGVAPTGATPEHYRGEGHDNFPPEFGPLSAVTPGTPGGLMTMLAEWGRLSLAEVLQPSIEMADGYPIEADAARRIRNTVDEIRQWPSSMDVYFTHPDDAENPGPREGEIFRQPGLKRTLERLVEAEAAALAGGATRKEAIYAAYDAFYRGDIAADFVAGAQAAGALITMEDMANWQVYLEEPVTANYKGIDVYKLTTWVQGPVMLQA; translated from the coding sequence ATGGCCCCGCGGGTGTCGCTGGCGGCCTTGCTGCTGGTGCTGCTGCCCATGGTCGCCGAAGCCCAGCGCACCGCCAAGCCGGTCCTGCACGGGCGGCACTGGATGGCGATCACCGGCAAGCCGCTCGGCGCCACCGCCGGGGCGCGCATGTTCCACCAGGGTGGGAACGCCGTCGACGCGGCCGCCGCCATGCTCGCCGCGACCTCCACGATGTGGGACGTGCTCTCGTGGGGAGGGGAGACGCAGGCGCTCGTCTATCACCCCGGAGAACAGCGCGTGATCGGCGTGAATGCGCTCGGCGTGGCTCCCACCGGCGCGACCCCCGAACACTACCGCGGGGAGGGCCACGACAACTTCCCGCCCGAGTTCGGTCCTCTCTCGGCCGTGACCCCCGGCACGCCCGGCGGGCTCATGACGATGCTCGCCGAATGGGGCCGGCTGAGCCTCGCCGAGGTGCTTCAGCCCTCGATCGAGATGGCGGACGGATACCCGATCGAAGCGGACGCGGCGCGCCGCATCCGGAATACGGTGGACGAGATTCGGCAGTGGCCATCGTCCATGGATGTGTACTTCACCCACCCGGACGACGCGGAGAACCCGGGCCCGCGGGAGGGCGAGATCTTCCGGCAGCCCGGCCTCAAGCGGACGCTCGAGCGGCTCGTGGAAGCCGAAGCCGCGGCGCTGGCCGGAGGCGCCACCCGCAAGGAGGCGATCTACGCCGCCTACGACGCCTTCTACCGGGGCGACATCGCGGCGGACTTCGTGGCGGGGGCGCAGGCGGCCGGAGCGCTCATCACGATGGAGGACATGGCGAACTGGCAGGTATATCTCGAGGAACCCGTCACCGCCAACTACAAGGGGATCGACGTCTACAAGCTCACGACCTGGGTCCAGGGCCCCGTCATGCTGCAGGCGC
- a CDS encoding DEAD/DEAH box helicase, giving the protein MSEEGHPFARLGLSPDLVEAVARAGYVEPTGIQRQAIPAILAGHDVLGTAHTGTGKTAAFALPAVQRLAASDQSAAPRGLVITPTRELAQQVGAAVTAYGASSSIESVVVHGGTPLGPERAELSFGCDVLVATPGRLLDHIKRGNADLSRVEVLVLDEADRMLDMGFIDDVKEIVRHTPDDRQTLLFSATMPDGVRWLAHQLMTDPEEVQVGRETAAEGIRQVLHPVDWSQKHALLHHLLGEWPEGQVLVFTRTRVTATYLADYLRSHDVAVAGLHGGKHQDQRDKALRRFREGSIRVLVATNVAARGLDIRGIRHVVNFDVPEDPRDYVHRVGRTARGDDTGDAITLMAASDWVEIRAIERLLGETIERRVVPGFEPDVEPPPPEEPEVERPEPTALRRGIRRRR; this is encoded by the coding sequence GTGAGTGAGGAAGGGCACCCCTTCGCCCGACTCGGACTCTCCCCCGATCTCGTCGAGGCGGTGGCGAGGGCGGGCTACGTCGAGCCCACCGGGATCCAGCGCCAGGCGATCCCCGCCATCCTCGCGGGCCACGACGTTCTCGGCACCGCCCACACGGGCACCGGCAAGACGGCGGCCTTCGCCCTCCCCGCCGTGCAACGTCTTGCGGCCTCGGACCAGTCCGCCGCCCCGCGGGGCCTCGTCATCACGCCGACGCGCGAGCTGGCGCAGCAGGTGGGAGCGGCGGTCACGGCATACGGCGCCTCATCTTCCATCGAATCCGTCGTCGTCCACGGCGGCACCCCGCTGGGGCCCGAGAGGGCCGAACTCTCGTTCGGGTGCGACGTGCTCGTCGCCACACCGGGCCGGTTGCTCGACCACATCAAGCGCGGGAACGCGGACCTGTCCCGCGTCGAGGTGCTCGTGCTCGACGAAGCCGACCGCATGCTCGACATGGGGTTCATAGACGATGTGAAGGAGATCGTACGTCACACGCCCGATGACCGGCAGACGCTTCTCTTCTCGGCGACGATGCCCGATGGCGTCCGGTGGCTCGCCCATCAGCTGATGACCGACCCCGAAGAGGTGCAGGTGGGTCGGGAGACCGCGGCGGAGGGCATCCGCCAGGTCCTCCATCCGGTCGACTGGTCGCAGAAGCACGCACTCCTTCACCACCTGCTCGGCGAGTGGCCGGAGGGACAGGTGCTCGTCTTCACGCGGACGCGGGTGACGGCGACCTACCTCGCCGACTATCTGCGCTCGCACGACGTCGCGGTGGCGGGGCTGCACGGCGGCAAGCACCAGGACCAGCGCGACAAGGCGCTGCGGCGCTTCCGCGAAGGCTCGATCCGCGTCCTCGTCGCCACGAACGTGGCCGCGAGAGGTCTGGATATCCGCGGCATCCGCCATGTCGTGAACTTCGACGTGCCCGAAGATCCCAGAGACTACGTGCACCGTGTGGGCCGCACCGCCCGCGGCGACGACACCGGCGACGCGATCACGCTCATGGCCGCGAGCGACTGGGTCGAGATCCGCGCCATCGAACGCCTTCTGGGCGAGACGATCGAGCGCCGCGTCGTCCCCGGCTTCGAACCCGACGTGGAGCCGCCCCCCCCGGAGGAGCCGGAGGTCGAGCGCCCCGAGCCCACCGCACTGAGACGCGGAATCCGACGACGGCGCTAG